In the Pectinatus sottacetonis genome, AAGAAATAAAAGCATTAAAAAAGAGATTACGCAAGGCAAAAATTCCTGTTAGTATTGAATTGGGAAGAGTGAGTATAACAGTAAATGATTTTCTGTCTCTGAGTATGGGAGATGTTTTACGCCTTGATAGTAAAGTGAATGATGACCTCATGGTAATAGTTGGAGCAAAACCTAAGTTTTATTGTCGTCCTGGCACTATAGGAAAAAGGTCAGCAGTACAAATAACAAAAGTAATAGAACAAGAAGAGGAAGAGGAGGAAAAAAAGGATGGCTGATGGAACGCTTTCGCAAGAGGAAATAGATGCCTTGACAAAGGGCATTACTCCGGATGCGCCGCAAGCAAGTACTCCAACAACAGAAGAAAAGGATTTACCAGCAGCAAATGAAGGCAATTCACTTCAAAATACTGCATCTCTTACCGATATTGAAAAAGATACTTTAGGTGAAATTGGTAATATTTCAATGGGAAGTGCTGCAACCACTTTATCACTGCTCTTAGGCCATAAAGTGTCAATTACTACACCTAATGTCAGCTTGGAAACAATGGCTGATATAAAGGCGCATTATCCTATGCCTTATCTTATAGTAGGCGTTAGCTATACGACGGGGATAGATGGCAATAATATTTTAGCTATCCAGGCATCAGATGCCGCAGTCATAGCTGATTTAATGATGGGAGGAGATGGAACAAATGTTGATGATGAATTAGATGAAATTCGTAAGAGTGCTGTCAGCGAAGCAATGAATCAAATGATGGGTTCAGTATCCACATCATTATCACAGATATTTAATAAAAAAATAGACATTTCTCCCCCCCAGATTCATGTAGTTGATATGGCTGTTGCTGATAAAGTAACTGATTTTTGGGGCCAAACAGATCCGGTTATAAAAATTTCTTTTAAAATGGAAGTTGAAGGAATTATTGATAGTGAAATAATGCAGATACTTCCCGTTAAAGTTTCAAGAGAATTAGTGGAAAATTTGACAAAATCTACTCATCAAATGGCAGAGGATTCAGCTATGCATGAAGAGGCAAAAGTAAGTGAACCAGCAGCTTCTTCGACACCATTGGCACCAAGTGTGTCTCAGCCTGCCGCTCCACAGCAACAGATTCCAGCAACACCACTGCAAGGACAATCGCAGATAGCTTCGCAAGTACATACACCAACTCCGAGTTCAAAAGCTATTGTTTCAAATGTTCCGGTGCAGCCAGCACAATTTACTCCATTAGTAACAGGTCCTGTTTCGGTAAATAATGCAAACATAGGATTAATTTTAGATGTTCCTTTGCAAATAACCGTGGAGCTTGGTTCTACTAAAAAGAGTATAAAGGATATTTTGGAATTATCTAGTGGTTCTGTTATTGAATTAGATAAATTAGCAGGCGAACCTGTTGATATATTAGTTAATGGTAAATTATTAGCAAAAGGTGAAGTTGTTGTTATAGATGAAAATTTTGGAGTACGTATAACTGATATAGCAAGTCCTGCAGAAAGAGCTAAAAATTTATAATTTTTTTTGAAATAAAATAATATTTATAAGCATATTTTTATAACAATTATATTGTGAAGGAGAATATAACATGGCAACAAAAGTTTTGGTAGTCGATGACGCAGCATTTATGCGTATGATGGTAAAAGATATTTTATCAAAAAATGGTTATGAGATTGTAGGGGAAGCTGAAAATGGTGCTGTAGCATTATCAAAATATCAGGAATTAAAACCAGATCTAGTAACTATGGATATAACTATGCCGGAAATGGATGGAATAACAGCAGTAAAAGAAATAAAAAAAATAGATTCCAATGCTAAAATTATTATGTGTAGTGCAATGGGACAGCAAGCAATGGTTATCGAAGCTATTCAGGCAGGAGCTAAAGATTTTATCGTTAAACCTTTCCAGCCAGAAAGAGTACTAGAAGCGGTTCGTAAAGTTGTAGGCTGATGAAAAAATATAAATCTATTGCTTTATCTGCGGCTATTTTTCTATTTTGTTGGTTTGTACCTGTATATACGGTATTGGCCGCCGGTGATTCTTCATCAGGCGGCTATTTATCTCAATATCAAAATACTAATCCACACCCTACCAGTGTTTCGTGGATATCAACATTAGGCTATTTGCTAAGTTTAATAGCAATTTTTGCCTTTGTTGTTGGATTGGCCTATTATGTATCACACTATTTAGGCGGTCATTTTGCTAAATCTACGACTCAAAGTGATAATATTTCTTTACTCTCACATTTTTCACTGGGGCCAAATCGCTCTATTTGCATAGTGGATATTGCCGGTCATATTCTGATATTAGGAGTTACAGATCATAATATTTCCTTATTAAAAGAAATAACTGATGACGAGGAAATTACTAAATTACGCTTAGCAACCGAAAATAAAATACATCAAAAAGATATATTGGGTGTATTTGGACAGCAATTTAATTCTTTAGAAAAAATTTCTAAAAGAATTCCTGGGCTGTTTAAGAATAAATACCATAAATAGAGAAAGGTTTTCATGTTTTGAAAGAATACCTTAAAATATTAATAATATTAATGATTATAGCTGTTCCAACGCAGGTGTTTGCAGCTCCTGTACCTTCACCTAGTATTAATATTGGAATAGGAACATCTAATAATCCACATGATATGGCTATTACTTTACAAATAATGGCTTTGTTGACAATTTTATCAATTGCTCCGGCAATTTTAGTAATGACCACAGCTTTTATTCGTATTGTCGTAGTTTTGTCTTTTCTACGTAATGCTCTTTCTATACAAAATGTTCCACCAACACAGGTTATTATTGGCTTAGCATTATTTCTAACTTTTTATATTATGTCACCTTACTGGTCACAAGCCAATCAAAATGGTATTCAGCCTTATTTGGCAGGGAATATTTCGCAAACTGAAGCATTGCAAAAAGTAGCTGAACCTATCCGTACTTTTATGTTTAAACAGACTCGTGAATCAGATATAGCATTATTTGTTAATCTATCACAAGCTAAACGTCCGGAAACTCAAGCTGATGTATCAACTTTTACATTGATACCAGCATTTATTATCAGTGAATTGAAAACAGCATTCCAGATAGGGTTTATGATATATATTCCCTTTATCGTAATAGATATGATAGTAGCTAGTACATTGATGTCTATGGGAATGATGATGCTACCACCTACGATGATATCCTTGCCGTTTAAAATACTTTTGTTCGTAATGGTTGATGGATGGCATCTTTTAATAAATTCACTTATTGTTAGTTTTAAATAGGAGCTTGCATATGTCTGGAGATACAGTAATAAATTTAGGTCAAAATGCTTTATTAATGGTACTGCTGATTTCAGCACCAATGCTTGGACTAGGCTTACTTGTCGGATTGCTTGTAAGTATATTCCAAGCTACAACATCTATTCAGGAACAAACTTTAGCTTTTATTCCTAAAATAGTAGCTGTATTTGTTGCTATTCTTATTTTTGGGCCTTGGATGCTTACAATGATGGTCGATTACATGGCTCGTATTTTTATCGATCTGCCACATTATATTGGCTAGCAGTAAAATGTTAATATCTTAGGAAAGGAAAAGCCGAACAATAGTAATTACATTGTTTTAAAGGCAGATTTGTTTGTTGGACTTATTTGATATGTTACAAAATCATATAGGTGTGTTTCTCTTAGTATTGGCAAGAACAAGTGGCATTTTTTTAATTTCCCCTTTTTTTGGCAGTACTAATATACCTATGCAAATAAAAGCTGGGGCAGTTTTTTTTATAACAATAGTTTTATTCCCAGTTATTGATTTACAGGGAACAGCTATGCTGCCCAATAGTCTGTTGGCGTATTCCATGCTGATAATCACTGAACTTATAATAGGCTGGCTTATTGGTTTTGTAGGATTTGTCTTATTTTCAGCAATTAACCTTAGTGGACAGCTAATAGACATGCAAATCGGTTTTGCCATGGTGAATGTTTTAGATCCTACTATAGGGCAA is a window encoding:
- the fliY gene encoding flagellar motor switch phosphatase FliY; the encoded protein is MADGTLSQEEIDALTKGITPDAPQASTPTTEEKDLPAANEGNSLQNTASLTDIEKDTLGEIGNISMGSAATTLSLLLGHKVSITTPNVSLETMADIKAHYPMPYLIVGVSYTTGIDGNNILAIQASDAAVIADLMMGGDGTNVDDELDEIRKSAVSEAMNQMMGSVSTSLSQIFNKKIDISPPQIHVVDMAVADKVTDFWGQTDPVIKISFKMEVEGIIDSEIMQILPVKVSRELVENLTKSTHQMAEDSAMHEEAKVSEPAASSTPLAPSVSQPAAPQQQIPATPLQGQSQIASQVHTPTPSSKAIVSNVPVQPAQFTPLVTGPVSVNNANIGLILDVPLQITVELGSTKKSIKDILELSSGSVIELDKLAGEPVDILVNGKLLAKGEVVVIDENFGVRITDIASPAERAKNL
- a CDS encoding response regulator; protein product: MATKVLVVDDAAFMRMMVKDILSKNGYEIVGEAENGAVALSKYQELKPDLVTMDITMPEMDGITAVKEIKKIDSNAKIIMCSAMGQQAMVIEAIQAGAKDFIVKPFQPERVLEAVRKVVG
- the fliO gene encoding flagellar biosynthetic protein FliO; this translates as MKKYKSIALSAAIFLFCWFVPVYTVLAAGDSSSGGYLSQYQNTNPHPTSVSWISTLGYLLSLIAIFAFVVGLAYYVSHYLGGHFAKSTTQSDNISLLSHFSLGPNRSICIVDIAGHILILGVTDHNISLLKEITDDEEITKLRLATENKIHQKDILGVFGQQFNSLEKISKRIPGLFKNKYHK
- the fliP gene encoding flagellar type III secretion system pore protein FliP (The bacterial flagellar biogenesis protein FliP forms a type III secretion system (T3SS)-type pore required for flagellar assembly.) encodes the protein MIIAVPTQVFAAPVPSPSINIGIGTSNNPHDMAITLQIMALLTILSIAPAILVMTTAFIRIVVVLSFLRNALSIQNVPPTQVIIGLALFLTFYIMSPYWSQANQNGIQPYLAGNISQTEALQKVAEPIRTFMFKQTRESDIALFVNLSQAKRPETQADVSTFTLIPAFIISELKTAFQIGFMIYIPFIVIDMIVASTLMSMGMMMLPPTMISLPFKILLFVMVDGWHLLINSLIVSFK
- the fliQ gene encoding flagellar biosynthesis protein FliQ is translated as MSGDTVINLGQNALLMVLLISAPMLGLGLLVGLLVSIFQATTSIQEQTLAFIPKIVAVFVAILIFGPWMLTMMVDYMARIFIDLPHYIG